TCTCGACAAGTTCGGCGTCGTGGCGCCCCTCGACCAGGATGCGCGAGCCCAAGGCGACTCGGGCCGGTGCGTTGGCGACGGCGACCGAGCCCGACGCCGTGCGCGAGGAGGCCTGCCGCTGCTCGGCGAGAGCGGCCTTGGCTGCGGCGGTCGGCGCGGTGAGCTCGACCGGCTTGCCCTCGAGCAAGAAGCCCGTGCCGAGGGGGAAGGCCTTGGTCTTGCCGCGCCGGTCCTCGAGGTGGACCACGTGCATACCGCCAGCCTTCTCCACACTGACGACCGCGCCACACCATCCGGTCTGCACTTCTTCGACGACCAGGTCGATGGTGGCCTCGACGGGTCGGGAACGGCCGCGCTTGGGCGCGCGCCAATCAGTTGACAGGACATCCTGCCCGTAGCGGTCGGTCACGATCGCCAGGGTAGGCAATGTCAGCCGTTCTGGCGGTGCGCAACGCGCTAGGGGACACGCGCGCTCATTTTTGACCGAATCCATAGAGCCGCCAGACCCACACCATGCCTTTGCGTTGCTACCTTCGCGGCCACCACCAATCCACGAAGGCCAGGAGAGTTGCCATGAACCACCGTTCACGTCGAACTGCTGCGGCAGCATTCGCCGTTGCCGCCGCGGGCACGATGGCGCCGTTTGCGAGTGCCGCCGATGCCGCGCCGACCAGTGATGCGAAGCACGTATACGTCGTCGAGGTCGCCGGGGCTAGCCGTGCCGCCGTGTCCACTCGTTCGGCAGAGCGCGCTGAAGCGGTGCGGTCCACCTTCGAAGTGACCCCGCGACGGACCTTCCGGTCGGCGATGTCCGGGTTTAGTGCCTCCATGACTCCGCAGCAGGCGGCGGCGTTAGAGCAGCGAAGCGACGTGGTTCGGGTGGTGCGCAGCGACTTCCGCGCGAACGTCATTGGGACCCCGCCCAAGCGGGACAGCCAACGGAAGGCGGCTGCGGGCGCGACCTGGGGCCTGGACCGGATCGACCAGCGACAACTCCCCTTGAACTCCGCCTACTCCACGACCAGCAAGGGCGCTGGGGTGACCGCCTATGTCATCGACACCGGCGTCAACGCCGCGCACCCGGACTTCGGCGGTCGCGCCACGCAGAAGGTCAACTTCGCAGGGGATGGCCTCAACAAGGATTGCAACGGACATGGCACCCACGTCGGTGGCACAGTCGGTTCGACGACGTACGGCGTTGCGAAGGCAGCGAAGATCGTGGGCGTGAAGGCGTTCACCTGCGCCGGCGACACGTCGCTGGAGATCTTGCTCAGCAGTTTGGACTGGGTGACCGAGAATGCCCAGAAGCCCGCGGTGGTCAACACTTCCTGGCAGTTCGAAGACCCCGACGGTGTGCTGAAGGCGGCCACCGAGCGGATGAACGCCGCCGGCATCACCCACGCGACCGCGTCGGGAAACTCCGGCGGAGACAACTGCAGCACAGCTCCGCGACACAGCGAGCTGCCGATTGTCGTGGGGAACTCCACGAAGACCGACGACCGCAACGCGTTCTCCAGCACCGGAGCCTGCGTCGATGTGTACGCGCCGGGCACCGACATCACCAGCCTGGACTATGACGGTGCCGGTACCGCGCCCAGGACCGGTACCTCGATGGCATCGCCGCACGTGGCAGGGGTGGCGGCGCTTTACTTGGAGAAAAACCCGAACGCGACTCCAGCGCAGGTCAAGCAGTGGATCGAAGACACTGCCACCCCTGACGTAGTCAACGGCGGAGGCACCGGAGGCACCGTCAACCGGCTGTTGTTCACCGGCGGGCTCTAGTTCGACCTGAACTCGCACGTGCGGCGGCCGCCCTCGGCAACGGGGGCGGCCGCCGCACGTTTTCGCCGCACCCGGGAGCGTCGGTAGACTGGCACTCAGGCCTGACGAGTGCCAAACGAGTGCCAAGTGACAACCAAGGTTGGGTCGTGCTGACGAAGGGTGGTGACTGATGTCCGACGAGCGGAGGCTGCATGTCCTGCGCGCCATCGTGCAGGACTACGTCGCAACGTCTGAGCCGGTGGGGTCCAAGGCGCTCCTGGAGCGCCACCAACTCGGGGTGTCCGCGGCGACCGTTCGCAATGACATGGCCGCCCTCGAGGAGGACGGATATATCGCGGCGCCGCATACGTCCGCCGGTCGTATTCCGACGGACGCCGGCTACCGCTTGTTTGTCGATGAGATCAGCCGCATCAAACCGCTCAGCCGTAGCGAAAGAGTCGCCATTCAGCGGTTCTTGGACGCCTCAGTCGACTTAGATGATGTCGTCGACCGTACGGCCCAGTTGCTCGCATCGCTGACCAACCAGGTCGCTGTGATGCAGTACCCATCGCTCACCCGATCCACGGTGCGCCACGTCGAACTGGTGGCCTTGTCGGCGGACCGTCTGATGGTGGTGCTCATCCTGTCCAACGGCCGCATTGAGCAGCGCGTCATCGACGTAAGCCGGGACCACACGACCGATGACGGTCAAACGGTGATGGGCGACCTGCGCGCGCGAATCAATGCGCTCGCCAACGGTCAGACCCTTGTCGAGGCCGCAGCCAAACTCGTGCCTGTTCCTGAAGCGCTGGCCCCCGATGACCGCTCGACCGGGCAAGCCGTCGTCGCCTCGCTGACCGACATGCTCAAGGAGCAACGCGAGGAACGAGTAGTGCTGGCCGGCACGGCCAATCTGGCGCGGACTGACCACGACACCGCAAACCTCGGCCCAGTGCTTGATGCACTGGAGCAACACGTCGTCCTGCTTCGGTTGCTCGAATCACTCAATGTCGACCGTGACGACCACATCGCGGTCCGGATTGGTGCCGAGAATAGCCACGAAGGACTTCATCACTCATCCGTCGTCACCACGACCTACGGAGCCGGCGGCGTCGCCGGACTCGGAGTGCTCGGACCGACCCGGATGGACTACCCCTCAACCATGGCTGCGGTACGTGCCGTTGCCCGATATGTTTCGGAGATCCTCGACCAGTGAACGACTACTACGCGACGATCGGCGTCTCCCGTGAGGCAAGCGCGGAGGAGATCAAGCGGGCCTACCGAAAGCAGGCGCGCAAGCTTCACCCAGATGTCAACCCCAGCGAAGAAGCCGCCGAACAGTTCAAGGCGCTGTCGCAGGCCTATGAAGTGCTGTCCGACCCGCAGAAGCGCCAGCAGTACGACATGGGCGTGGACCCGTTCGGCGCCCGCGGTGGCGCTGGTCAGGGTCAGGGTTTCTCCTTCACCGACATCATGGACGCCTTCTTCGGCGGCGGCTCACCGACCGGCGGGCGCGGTCCGCGCAGCCGGGAGCAGCGTGGCCAAGATGCCCTGGTCCCGCTGGAGATCGACCTGCGGGACGCAGTCTTTGGCGGCGAGTCCGACCTGACCTTCGATACCGCAGTGACCTGTCAAGTCTGTTCCGGTGAGGGCTCCCGTCCGGGCACGGGCAAGCGCACCTGTGGTGTCTGCAATGGCGTGGGCCAGGTGCAAGAGATTCAAAACTCCTTCCTGGGCCAGGTACGCACGACGCGGCCCTGCGGATCATGCCGTGGATTCGGCGAAGTCATCACCGACCCGTGCTTCGACTGCTCGGGTGAGGGGCGCGTACGCGACCGCCGCACGATCTCGTTGAAGGTTCCGGCAGGAGTGGACACCGGCACCCGTATCCAGCTGGGCGGCGAGGGCGAGGCTGGCCCTGGTGGTGGCCCGAGCGGCGACCTTTATGTCGAGATCCACGTTCGCAAGCACTCGGTCTTCCAGCGCCAGGCTGATGACCTGCATTGCTCGGTCGAGGTACCCATGACTGCGGCGGCGCTCGGTACCACGCTTACTCTTGACACCTTTGACGGCGAGCGCGAACTAGAGATCAAGGCGGGCACCCAGCCCGGTGAGGTGCTGACCCTGCGCGGGCAGGGCGTGACACATCTGCGCTCCTCCGCGCGCGGTGACCTGCATGTTCACGCCAATGTGCGGACGCCGACCAAGGTCGACCATCAACAGGAAGAGTTGCTGCGCCAATTGGCCAAGGAGCGCGGTGAAGAAACTCCCGACGGGCGCCTCCAACCTGTGAACCAGGGCATCTTCGGGCGTCTGCGGGACGCTTTCGCCGGACGGTAACCGGTGTGACCGCGCCGCTTTTTCACACTGCACCGGACGCGCTCGCAGGGCTCGCGGTCGGCGCCCGGGTTCTGCTGGACGGTCCGGAAGGGCGACATGCCGCGGCGGTACGCCGCCTCACGGTCGGTGAACCCGCACTCTTGGCCGACGGGTCAGGACGCCTCGCGCACTGCACCGCGACCGAGGTGACCAAGGCGGAGGTCACCTTCGTGGTCGACGCGCTCACTCAACACCCAGTCGAACAGCCGCGCTTCGTCCTGGTGCAGGCTCTGGCCAAGGACGGACGGGACCTTCAGGCCATCGAATCGGCCACCGAGCTGGGCGTCGATGTGGTGGTGCCCTGGCAGGCGCAGCGATCCATCGTGCAGTGGCGCGAAGAGCGCGCCACCAAGGCGCACGCCAAGTGGGAGGGCACGGTTCGCGCCGCCGCAAAACAGTCCCGGCGGGCTCGAGTTCCGCAGGTCGCCGAATTGACCCGACGCACGGAACTACTGGCACGCGTCGCCGAGTCCGCGCTCACCCTGATCCTTCACGAGGACGCCGACACTTCCCTGGCGGGCATTGAACTCCCCGCCACGGGCGACGTGGTGGTCATCGTGGGGCCGGAGGGCGGGATCTCGCCCGAGGAGGTGGCGGACTTGCAGGCGGCAGGGGGCCATTGCGTGGGGCTCGGGCCGAACGTGCTGCGGGCCTCTACCGCTGGCCCGGCAGCGCTCGCCGTCCTCGCGTCGCGATCCCGTTGGTAAACGCGTTCGCACTGTCGCAGCACCTCCGTACACTGGACGGCGAGATGACAGACGACTCCCAAGGCGCAAGCGCCACCCACGTTCCTTCTACGCCTGCTGGCGGCGACCGTCGAACCTTCACGATTCCACCTGAAGTGCAGATGGTGACCCTGCTAGGCCCCCGCGACGAACTGCTGAGAACCATGGAGAGGGCACTTCCACGCGTTCAATTGCATGTGCGGGGCAATGAGTTCAGCGCCGAAGGCCCGGCCGCCGACCTCGCCATTCTCGATGATCTGATCGCCGAATTGCTCACCATCATCCAGGCCGGGCACCCACTTAATCGGGATGCGGTCGAGCGCTCGATCGGCATGCTTCAGGCCAGCACGCGCGAACGCCCTGCGGACGTCCTGACGACCAACATCATCAGTAGCCGCGGGCGAACCATCCGGCCAAAGACGTTGGGGCAGAAGCAATACATCGACTCGATTGATGGGCACACCATCGTGTTCGGTATCGGACCAGCCGGCACGGGCAAGACCTACCTCGCGATGGCGAAGGCGGTCGCCGCATTGCAGGCCAAGCAGGTCAATCGGATCATCCTGACGCGCCCGGCGGTCGAGGCCGGAGAGCGATTGGGATTCCTGCCCGGTTCACTCAACGACAAGATCGACCCCTATCTGCGCCCGCTGTATGACGCGCTGCACGACATGGTCGACCCCGACTCGATCCCGCGCCTCATGGCCTCCGGCACCGTGGAAGTGGCGCCGTTGGCGTTTATGCGAGGGCGTTCCCTCAATGATTCCTTTGTCATCCTCGACGAAGCGCAGAACACCTCGCCCGAGCAGATGAAGATGTTCCTCACCCGGCTCGGGTTCGGCTCGAAGATGGTCGTTACCGGTGATACCACCCAGGTCGATCTGCCGACCGGAACCACCTCAGGACTGCGGATCGTGCAGGACATCCTGGGCGATGTTGAGGACGTGCACTTCGCCCGGTTGAGCGCCCAGGATGTTGTCCGCCATCGATTGGTGAGCGACATCGTCGAGGCTTATGGGCGATGGGATGCACGGGCGACGGGCCGTGCCGCGGGCACCTCGATCAGTGATGCGCCATGAGTATTGATGTGCTGAACGAGACCGAGATCGAGGTCGACCTCGAAGAACTCCACGAGTGTGCGCGCTTCACCATGGACGAACTGCACGTCCATCCGCAGGCTGATCTGTGCGTACGGGTCATCGACGAAGCCGCGATGGAGATCCTGCACGTTCGGTGGATGGACCTTCCCGGTCCGACGGACGTCATGAGTTTTCCCATGGACGAACTGCGGCCAGGTAGCGAGGGCGAGCCCTCCGAGGAGGGCGTTCTTGGTGACATCGTGCTGTGTCCGACCGTCGCGGCGGCGCAGGCTGCTGCCGCAGGCCACACCACCCAAGAAGAACTCTTGTTGCTCACCGTGCACGGGGTGCTGCACCTGCTGGGCTACGACCATGCGGAGCCCCAGGAGCGGGACGAAATGTTTGATCTGCAACGGCGCTTGTTGCTGAGTTTCCTTGCTCGCCGCGGCGACGGTCAGCCGCGCATCAACCCACCGAGCGGCTCATGACTAGCCTGGCGCGTTCGAGCACGCGGGAGGTCGGGCGATGACTTTACTCGTGTTGTGCGCCGTTCTCAGCGTCGTCATCGCCTTTGCCTTCGCGTTGATCGAGTCCGCGATTTCCCGGGTCGGAACCGGCCACGCCGAAGAACTCGCGGAGTCCGGCCGAAGCGGAGGCCTGGCCCTGCAATCTGTCGTAGCCGACCGTAGCGCGGTCGTGATGGTCCTGACGTTCTTGCGGGTGCTATCGGAAGCTGCGACCGCCGTACTCGTCACGTTGGCGGTCCAGCAGATCGTGGATGGTTTCTGGGTTGAGTTGTTGCTCGCGATCAGCATCATGGGGCTCGCGAGCTTCCTGCTCGTCGGCGTCTCACCGCGCACGCTCGGGCGCCAGCACGCTGACAGCGTGGCGCTGGCGGCAGCGCCAGCCGTGGGGGCTTTGCGCAAGTTGCTCGCTCCCGTCGTTCGCCTTCTGGTGCTGGTGGGCAATGCGGTGACCCCGGGCCGTGGCTACCGGGACGGACCATTCGAAACCGAAGCCGAACTGCGCGAGTTCGTTGATTTCGCCGGTGAGTCTCTGCTCATTGAGGACGACGAGCGCAAGATGCTGCACTCGGTCTTCGACTTGGGCGACACGCTGGCGCGTGAAGTGATGGTCCCGCGTACCGACATGATCTTTATCGACGGAACCAAAAACCTTCGACAAGCCATGAATCTCTTTGTGCGATCAGGCTTTTCGCGCCTCCCTGTAGTCGACGGCGGTCCGGACGATGTCGAGGGCTTGGTCTATTTCAAGGATGTGTCTCGGCGAGTGTTCGCCGACCATCGCAACGAAAGTCGTCCGGTGACGGACGTGATGCGGCCGGTCGCGTTCATCCCCGACACCAAGCCTGCCGACGACTTGTTGCGCGAGATGCAGGTCGAGCGCCGACACTTCTCGGTCGTCATCGACGAATACGGCGGTACCGCGGGCCTAGTGACGATGGAAGACATCGTCGAAGAGATCGTTGGCGAGATCGATGACGAGTACGACACGATCAGTCCGCAGGTCGCGCACCTTGACGATGGTTCTGTGCGCGTTCCTGCCCGCCTCGAGATCGATGACCTGTGCGAACTGCTGGACGTCACGATCGAAGAGGAAGACGTCGAGACCGTGGGTGGCTTGCTGTCCAAGTTGGTCGGTCGAGTCCCGATCCCCGGAGCCGCTGGGGAGATCAGTGGTCTGCGGTTGACCGCCGACCGTGTCGCGGGACGACGACACCAGTTGGCGACCGTGGTCGTGGAACGAGTCGGAGACCTCGATGACGAGGCACTCGAAGGCGAGGACCCGCAGGACCATACTGAGGACTCGGACACCCAGAAATGAGACATCGGAATGAGTGACTACCGTGCTGGATTCGCATGCTTGGTGGGGCGACCCAATGCCGGAAAGTCGACGCTGACCAACGCGCTCATCGGCAGCAAGGTGGCGATTACCTCAAGCAAGCCACAGACCACCCGCCACACCATTCGAGCGATCATCACCAACGATGAGTCCCAGTTGGTTCTGGTGGACACGCCGGGGCTGCACAAGCCGCGGACCTTGCTAGGCGAACGCCTCAACCACCTCGTACGCGAGACCCTGCTCGAGGTCGATGTCGTCGGATTCTGCCTTCCCGCGGACCAGAAGATCGGCCCGGGTGATGCCTTCATCGCCGCCGAACTGGCCGAGATCAGGCAGGGCAAGAAGGTCCCGATCGTCGCGATCGCGACGAAGACCGACACGGTCTCCAAAGATCGAGTCGCCCAACATCTCATGGCCATCGACCAGCTCGGCAACAAGTTCGCGGCGTTCGACGACATCGTGCCGTGCTCGGCGACCGCAGACGTCCAAGTTGACGTCGTGGCGCGCGTGCTCACGGGGCATCTTCCGGCCTCACCGAAGCTTTACCCCGATGACATGCTCACCGAAGAAACCGACACGGTACGCATCGCAGAGTTGGTGCGGGAGGCAGCGCTCGAAGGCGTGCGAGACGAGTTGCCGCACAGCTTGGCCGTGGTCGTGGAGGAGATGGTTCCACGCGAGGACCGACCGGCAGACAAGCCACTTCTGGATGTACGAGTCAACGTGTTCGTTGAGAGGTCATCGCAGAAGGCCATCGTCATCGGTCGGGGTGGGTCGCGACTGCGGGAAGTCGGGACCAATGCCCGTCGGCAGATCGAAGAGCTCCTCGGCCAGAAGGTCTACCTCGACCTACACGTCAAGATCGCCAAAGACTGGCAGCGCGACCCGAACCAGTTGAGCAAGTTGGGATTCTGATGCGTGACTATGAAGCATGGGCGGAGTTCGGCGATGTACTGCGACTACCGATCGACCCAGAACGCGATGTCGCTGCGTCCATTCCGTGGGAGCAGGCTGGCTTCCAAGCACACCTGCCGTTGATCGACGTCGGACCAGGCAGCGGTGTGACGACCGTCGTGCTGGCCGAGACCTTCCCTGACGCGGAGATCGTGGCCGTCGAGCCCGACCTGTTGATGCGGTCGCTGCTCATGACCCGGCTGGCCGAGCGCTCCGGCGTTCGGGAGCGAACTACGGTGTTGCCTGGCGTAATTCAGGAGACTTGGTTGCCGGCCGAGTGTGGGGGAGCACTGCTGTTCAACGTCATCTACTTCCTTGGCGAACGCGAGCGCGAGCGTTTCTGGCATCGGATGGCCGACGTACTCGTGCCAGGCGCGTCGGTGCTGATGAGCCGGTCCTACGGCGGTGCTGGCGAGGTCGATGTTGAACGCAAACTGGTCAGTTCTGGCACGGTCGGTCGCCACGAATACCAACGCTGGTATGCCTCACACGCCCTTGGCGACGGGCGTGTGGAGATCATCAACCAGTTCCAGGTGCTGCGCGACGGTGAAGTCGTGCGTGATGAGGAGACCCGGATCACGCCGTACGGCCTGGGCGAGGACCGCATTGTCGATGAGATCCCCGTTGGCGCGTTCGGCATCGAGGAGATCGACGAGCGCTACCTCGCGATCCGGCGGCATCCCGATCTCGCCCGCCGCAAGCGCCGCTAGCCCTGAGCGTTAGAGGACCTGAACCCCGGCCCAACCCTGTTCGACGGCCTGCTGCTCGGTGCTTCCCTGCCCGAAGCGGTCGCCAGCGGCGGTGATGGTGGCGCGAGCGAAGGTGGCGAAGTCGGAGTCTTTGGGGAGAGTTCGAGAGGTCAGGACGTCGTACCAGATCTGGCCGGCGCGCTCCCATGCGTGTCCGCCGATCGCGGTCGCTGCGAGATAGAACGCACGGTTCGGGATGCCGGAGTTGATGTGCACTCCGCCGTTGTCGTGCTCCTCATCGTGCGGCAGGTCTTGGTAGTCGGTCATCGACGCAGGCTGTGGGTCCTTGCCGATCCGCGGGTCGTCATAGGCCGTTCCCGGCGCCTTCATCGAGCGCAAGCCCACGCCGTTAATGCCTTCGGCGTAGAGGTTGGCGCCGATAATCCAGTCGGCTTGCTCGGCGGTCTGGCCCAGGATGCGCTGCTTGACCAATGACCCAAAGACATCCGAGACGGATTCGTTGAGCGCACCAGGTTGTGCGACATAGGTCAGGCCGGCGGTGTATTGGGTGATCCCGTGCGCCAACTCGTGGGCGATGATGTCGACGCTGTCCGTCATCGACGCCAGCAACACGCCGTCGCCATCGCCAAAGATCATCTGCTCACCGTCCCAGATGGCATTCGCATAATTGCGGTCGTAGTGGACTGTGGCGACCAGCGCGAGACCTCGATCGTCGAGCGAGTTGCGCCCGTAGATGTCGGCAAAGAGATCGAAGGTGTGACCGAGGCCCTCGTAGGCCTCGTTGGCATCGCTATCTTCGACGGCAGGGTCGCCTTCAGCGCGCACCAGTTCACCGGGAAGCGCGGTGCTGTTGCCTGCGTCGTGGATCGCGCGCTTTGGTGCGACATCGACAGCAGCGGCGTCGTTCTGGTCTGCATCTGGGGTCGTGGTGATCGCTGTTCGGGCTCGGCTGCGCAGGTCAGGCGGGATGATGCCAGTGTTGCCGCGAGCCTCCCGGTCTGGGCCGCTGTGGGCAGCTTTCACACTGCGCCGCGCGGCAACTTCTGGTCGAAGGGCCAGGGTGTGTTGGGCGCATTCGGCGACCCGGCGGTCGTCGTCTTGAGCGAGCCGCTGGAGCAGGTGAGGCGGAATGATGAAGCACGGTGTGGTCGTCATGTCGTTACTCTGCCCGCTGGGACTGACAGTCGGTCGGTACGGCGCGTTCGGGAATGGCGGCCGACCACAGCGCGCCGGAAATCAGCAGCGGCTGGCCGAACAACCGGGCTAACCGCTTGGCGTCGGTGTCCAGGCCGAAGGCGGTGATGCCCTCGACGTACTGCGCGACGTTGCCGGGAAAGACCAGCACAAAGAACACCGCGAGCACGAGCCCGGTGATCCGGCGATATCGGGGCAGTGCGAGTAGTGCTATGCCGAGTCCAATTTCGAGGACGCCTGAAGCCAGAACCACGAAGTCCTCGTTGACCGGCAACCATTCGGGCACCTGCGCGTGGAAATCCTGCCGACCCACGGTCAGGTGCGCCAAGCCAGCCAGCACCATGAATGCGCCGAGGACAAGGCGGGTGACGTTTTGGGAGCGCGTCGCGACGGCCCGATCGAAGACACCCATGGGTGCACCGTATGCCCGCCCAGGCGAGGTTGCTGGACAGAGCGGGAGGGCATTTGGTTAGAGTGACCCCGTGCGGATCGCGTTGCTTCTCCTTCGCTGCCGCGGCGAGGCCTAGTTCTTCGGCCTTCCTCGCCGCGGAGTCTCGCCCTGCGGCCGGAATCTCCTGCACGACTTTGTGATTCGTGCCCACCCCAAAGAACTCCGAGGCGAGAATGATCCACCCCCAGCAGCCCACGTCCATGCCGGCTCGCAAGTACGAGCCCTTCCAGCAGCAGATCGCCGTCGACCTGCCAGATCGCACCTGGCCGGACAAGGTCATCACCAAGGCGCCCCGCTGGTGCGCGGTAGACCTGCGCGACGGCAACCAGGCCCTGATCGACCCAATGAACTCCGAGCGCAAGATGCGCATGTTCAGCTTGCTCGTGAGCATGGGCTACAAGGAGATCGAGGTCGGCTTTCCGAGCGCGAGCCAGACCGACTTTGACTTCGTCCGGGAGCTCATCGAGGGCAACCACATTCCCGATGACGTCACCATTCAGGTCCTGACGCAGTGCCGGGACCACCTCATCGAGCGCACCTTCGATTCCATCCGCGGAGCCAAGAGCGCGATCGTGCACTTCTATAACTCCACATCAATCCTGCAGCGCCGGGTGGTCTTCGGCCTGGATCAGGACGGCATCATCGATATCGCGCTGCAGGGCGCGCGGCTGTGTAAGAAGCTGGAGGAGACGGTCGCTGACACCGACGTCTACTACCAATACTCGCCAGAGTCCTACACCGGCACCGAACTGGAGTTCGCGGCACGCATCTGCAATGAGGTCATCGGGGTCATTGACCCCACACCGGACCACCCGATGATCATCAATCTGCCCGCCACCGTCGAGATGGCGACACCCAATATCTACGCCGACTCCATTGAGTGGATGAGCCGCCATTTGGATCGGCGCGAGTCGGTGCGTCTGTCCCTTCACCCGCACAACGACCGGGGCGAAGGGGTCGCGGCGGCCGAGCTCGGATACCTCGCCGGAGCCGACCGCATCGAAGGGTGCTTGTTTGGCAACGGCGAACGTACCGGCAACGTCTGCCTGGTCACGCTCGGAATGAACCTCTTCAGCCAAGGTATCGACCCCGAAATCGACTTCTCCGACATGGACGCGATCCGGCGGACCGTTGAGCACTGCAACCAGTTGCCGGTTCACGAGCGCCACCCGTGGGGCGGTGACTTGGTCTACACCGCCTTCTCTGGCTCTCACCAGGACGCCATCAAAAAGGGTTTCGAGGACATGGATCGGCAGGCTGCGGACACCGGCAAGGAGATCAACGATCTGGTGTGGGGCGTGCCTTATTTGCCGATTGATCCGCATGACATCGGTCGCTCCTATGAGGCCGTCGTTCGGGTCAACAGCCAGTCCGGCAAGGGCGGGGTGGCTTACATCCTCAAGAGTGAGCGGCAGTTGGACCTACCGCGCCGGTTGCAGGTCGAGTTCAGTGGCGCGGTCCAGGCGCACAGCGACCAGCAGGGTGGCGAGTTCAGCGCCGAACAGCTCTGGCAGATTTTCCAGAACGAGTACATCCCCGGCGCCGATGGCGATGGCCAGGCATGGGGTCGGTTCACGCCGATCACGCACTCGGTCGAGAGCACGGCCGATGGCGACCGGATCACGGCCACGATGACTGACCGCGAGCAGAACGGTGCCGAGGTCACCATCGAGGGATACGGCAACGGCCCGATCGCCGCGTTCGCCAACGCGCTCTCCACGCTCGGAGTCGACGTACGCGTCCTCGACTACGCCGAGCATGCGATGTCGGCCGGTGAGGGCGCCCAGGCGGCGGCCTATGTCGAAGCCGCGATCGGCGACCGGGTGCTGTGGGGCGTCGGTCTGCATTCCTCGATCGTGAAGGCCTCGCTGACGGCCGTGCTATCCGCCGTGAACCGGGCGTTGCGCGACCAGTAGGCACAGGAACGCACTACGCGCGGTGGTCAGGCTCAGTTCCTGGCCACCCGTGCACGTGCAACCTGCGCGCGACGCGATTGATGTCAGCCTGCGAGGGGAGGGCATCGGTGATTTGGGTGATGTGCACACCGATGTCGGTATGGCTCATGTCTTCAATGCTGGCCGCAAGTTCCTCGGCAACCTCACGGACTTCGTCCTCGGTGAGGCCACGTCGCAGGAGAGCCAGCAGGGGGATGTAGTCGGTGGGCGGAACGCCAGCGGGATAGCCCGCCTGCAGCCAGTCGACCACTGACCGCAACTTGTTGTTGAGTGTCATGGCAGGGCGTCAGTTGAAAGGTAGCGGCAACTCGACGTCGAACCCGGAGGCCACGATGGCGCCGATACCGCCAAGGACGCCGAGCACTACGAAGGCGAAGCACAGGACCGAGAGCGCCCGACTCGAGCGGCGACCAAAAGGCGTGA
This genomic window from Demetria terragena DSM 11295 contains:
- a CDS encoding DUF3349 domain-containing protein, with translation MTLNNKLRSVVDWLQAGYPAGVPPTDYIPLLALLRRGLTEDEVREVAEELAASIEDMSHTDIGVHITQITDALPSQADINRVARRLHVHGWPGTEPDHRA
- a CDS encoding class I SAM-dependent methyltransferase, producing the protein MRDYEAWAEFGDVLRLPIDPERDVAASIPWEQAGFQAHLPLIDVGPGSGVTTVVLAETFPDAEIVAVEPDLLMRSLLMTRLAERSGVRERTTVLPGVIQETWLPAECGGALLFNVIYFLGERERERFWHRMADVLVPGASVLMSRSYGGAGEVDVERKLVSSGTVGRHEYQRWYASHALGDGRVEIINQFQVLRDGEVVRDEETRITPYGLGEDRIVDEIPVGAFGIEEIDERYLAIRRHPDLARRKRR
- a CDS encoding DoxX family protein, with product MGVFDRAVATRSQNVTRLVLGAFMVLAGLAHLTVGRQDFHAQVPEWLPVNEDFVVLASGVLEIGLGIALLALPRYRRITGLVLAVFFVLVFPGNVAQYVEGITAFGLDTDAKRLARLFGQPLLISGALWSAAIPERAVPTDCQSQRAE
- a CDS encoding hemolysin family protein: MTLLVLCAVLSVVIAFAFALIESAISRVGTGHAEELAESGRSGGLALQSVVADRSAVVMVLTFLRVLSEAATAVLVTLAVQQIVDGFWVELLLAISIMGLASFLLVGVSPRTLGRQHADSVALAAAPAVGALRKLLAPVVRLLVLVGNAVTPGRGYRDGPFETEAELREFVDFAGESLLIEDDERKMLHSVFDLGDTLAREVMVPRTDMIFIDGTKNLRQAMNLFVRSGFSRLPVVDGGPDDVEGLVYFKDVSRRVFADHRNESRPVTDVMRPVAFIPDTKPADDLLREMQVERRHFSVVIDEYGGTAGLVTMEDIVEEIVGEIDDEYDTISPQVAHLDDGSVRVPARLEIDDLCELLDVTIEEEDVETVGGLLSKLVGRVPIPGAAGEISGLRLTADRVAGRRHQLATVVVERVGDLDDEALEGEDPQDHTEDSDTQK
- the leuA gene encoding 2-isopropylmalate synthase, producing MIHPQQPTSMPARKYEPFQQQIAVDLPDRTWPDKVITKAPRWCAVDLRDGNQALIDPMNSERKMRMFSLLVSMGYKEIEVGFPSASQTDFDFVRELIEGNHIPDDVTIQVLTQCRDHLIERTFDSIRGAKSAIVHFYNSTSILQRRVVFGLDQDGIIDIALQGARLCKKLEETVADTDVYYQYSPESYTGTELEFAARICNEVIGVIDPTPDHPMIINLPATVEMATPNIYADSIEWMSRHLDRRESVRLSLHPHNDRGEGVAAAELGYLAGADRIEGCLFGNGERTGNVCLVTLGMNLFSQGIDPEIDFSDMDAIRRTVEHCNQLPVHERHPWGGDLVYTAFSGSHQDAIKKGFEDMDRQAADTGKEINDLVWGVPYLPIDPHDIGRSYEAVVRVNSQSGKGGVAYILKSERQLDLPRRLQVEFSGAVQAHSDQQGGEFSAEQLWQIFQNEYIPGADGDGQAWGRFTPITHSVESTADGDRITATMTDREQNGAEVTIEGYGNGPIAAFANALSTLGVDVRVLDYAEHAMSAGEGAQAAAYVEAAIGDRVLWGVGLHSSIVKASLTAVLSAVNRALRDQ
- a CDS encoding M4 family metallopeptidase; this encodes MTTTPCFIIPPHLLQRLAQDDDRRVAECAQHTLALRPEVAARRSVKAAHSGPDREARGNTGIIPPDLRSRARTAITTTPDADQNDAAAVDVAPKRAIHDAGNSTALPGELVRAEGDPAVEDSDANEAYEGLGHTFDLFADIYGRNSLDDRGLALVATVHYDRNYANAIWDGEQMIFGDGDGVLLASMTDSVDIIAHELAHGITQYTAGLTYVAQPGALNESVSDVFGSLVKQRILGQTAEQADWIIGANLYAEGINGVGLRSMKAPGTAYDDPRIGKDPQPASMTDYQDLPHDEEHDNGGVHINSGIPNRAFYLAATAIGGHAWERAGQIWYDVLTSRTLPKDSDFATFARATITAAGDRFGQGSTEQQAVEQGWAGVQVL
- the era gene encoding GTPase Era translates to MSDYRAGFACLVGRPNAGKSTLTNALIGSKVAITSSKPQTTRHTIRAIITNDESQLVLVDTPGLHKPRTLLGERLNHLVRETLLEVDVVGFCLPADQKIGPGDAFIAAELAEIRQGKKVPIVAIATKTDTVSKDRVAQHLMAIDQLGNKFAAFDDIVPCSATADVQVDVVARVLTGHLPASPKLYPDDMLTEETDTVRIAELVREAALEGVRDELPHSLAVVVEEMVPREDRPADKPLLDVRVNVFVERSSQKAIVIGRGGSRLREVGTNARRQIEELLGQKVYLDLHVKIAKDWQRDPNQLSKLGF